The segment TTCTTCGTACCCGACAAACCGGAAGCGTGAGGTCAGACCCTCCAGCTTCACCTTGCGGACACAGCGCTCATAGTAGCTTTTATCCCCGGGAGTCCCCACTACAAGGTAGCGGGCAGCCGGATGCTGCTCATGCACCAGAACCGCCATCTTGACGAAATGCTCCAGCCCCTTCTCCTTATTAATGAAGGAAGAGACATAGCCGATCAGCGGGTCCCCCGGGGCGATCTTCAGCTCACTCCGCCGTTCCCCGCGCAGCTTGCTCCAGGCCTCGAACATCAAATCCGCGTCGCTCCATGACGGAGGAAGCTGGGTCACCTTGCTATCGCGGATCTCCTCGGGGAAGCACGCTGCCGCTGTCTGTGAAATCGCCAGAATCTCATCGCTGTTGTTGTGGATCAGCTCTACGCTGACCGGGGTGAACTCGTTGTCTGTAATGGTCTCCGAAATCTTCCAGATCACGGGTATGCCCATTGACTTCGCCGCGATTGGCGGCAGGGCATGCACACAGGTGCTGGTGATCACGAAGGACGGACGAAGCTCCGCAAGCCAGTGAGTCAGCTCATGATATTCCCGGCCCTCCTGCAGCTTGCGGATATCTGCCGGAAGACCGGCATAGGGAGTGTACACTCCATAGACCAGCGGAATAGACATCAGCCGGACTTGAAGGCCGTAGCTCCGGGCCAGCTGTGTCAGCTTCCCGTCCTGCGGGGCTACGAGGATACAATTGAAGTAAGGAGACAGCTCCCGGCTGAAGAATAACAGCAGCTTCTCCGCACCCGTAATACTGCGCGTGTTGGAGACATGGGAAAAGAGGACGATCGTCGCTTTGTCGGCCATGGTGTCTCGGCGCTCCCCTGCGAAGGGCTGTGGAGCAGCCATTCACCTCCTAATTTTGAATGCACACAATCTACTATCACTCAGCAGTGCTCCTGCTTGGGACGGGTATATTAGCTGACAGGCTAACATCTCTGCCCGGTACTCCAGTATATTGAGGGGGCACAGCTGCCGGCACGACACCTGTCCCCTGTGATACGCACATTTGCTGACAGCCTGTTCTACGATTGCCCTGCTGGCTTACCCGTAAATAATAGTGAGCAGCTGACTAAGGCGTCTGGTATACGTATGATCCCTGAGCGTCCGCTCGAAGGCGCGGAGGGACATCTCCCGGCGTTCTTCCTCATGCGTCAGATAATACTGGATTTTGTCCATCAGCTCGCGAGAGCTGGAGAAGGTGTCGATCTCTTCGCCCACCTTGTAGAAGGAGCCGAGATCGTCACGGGCATCGCTGAGCTGCAGCGTGCCGCTGGCAGCAATCTCGAACGTACGCGGATTCGGCGATACGGCTGGAATATACAGTGCGTTGTTGTTGACTGCATCGTCAATGTGCGAGCGGTGAAGGTTAATCACAATCTTCGAGCCGCTGTAGGCTACAGCCGTCTCCTGGGGGGACATCCATTTGCCGATCTCAATCCGGTCGCCATAGAGCGGCGCTTCCGGCAACCGGTCCCACCAGATTCCGTTAATGACCGTGTTATAGCTCATCAGCTCCGGCATAATATCGCGGAAGAAATTAATCCGGTTCCAGTAGGCAGACCCGATGAAGCTGACATCCCGGCTGACCGGCGAACGTCCGGTAGTCGGACGGTAATGCTCACGGTGTGCGGCAAAGGGCAGATAGTGGACCTCCGTGCAGCCAAGGCCGCGGTAGATCTCTACGCAATTACGCTCCAGTGTGAATACATAGTCATAGTGAGCCACAATCTTCATTGTGAAATCGGTGTAATACGGATCATCGGTCAGCCAGATCGCGGTCTTAATGCCCTGGCCCCGCAGAATAGCCACCTGCTCCAGCGGTAAATCCAGACCATCCAGCACCAGCACGAGGTCGGGACGCTGGGCAGAAGCCAGCTCCACCAGATTCTGCCGCACATCAGTAATCGTGACCTGAACCGTTAACCGCTGCAGCGCGAAGAGCACGGCATCATCCAGCGGTGAATACGGATAGCCCTTGCCTGAAGCCACGTACATCACATGGATATTCCTTACCGGCTGCGGCTCCTCCGGGCGTCCGTCCAGAACGGCCAGACGTCCCCGCAGATATCCTTCGTCATAGCCTCCTTTGAAGCCGGTCAGACGTCCCCGCAGCTTCTCTTCCTCCGCAGGGGTTCTCGGCAACGGCGGGGCAGGCATAATAAATTCGTTGTTCATGAGTATTCGCTCCTTTTGATCCATAATGAAATTCACCCTCTTGAAGTAAGAACACCCAGTAAATGAGGCAGACGCGAAGTAAAGGTATGCCGGCGCAGCGTGGTCTGCAGTCCCCGCAGCGCATACTGCCGGCGCTCCTTGTCGTGCTTCAGGTAATAATCAATTTTGCGCTTCAGCTCATCGGCAGAAGCGAAGGTCTCCAGATCCCGGCCCGGCTTGTAGTGAATATCCAGATCCTGCCGGATATCGGTCAGCTGCATCGTCCCGCAGGCGCTGACCTCATAGGTCCGGGGATTAATGGAGAGGGACGGAAGCTGGAACGTATTCCGGTTATCCATCCCTCCCTCCCAGGGCCGGTGGATATTAATGACCAGCTTCGCGCCGCTGTAATAATTGGCTGTCTCCTCCGGCGGG is part of the Paenibacillus sp. FSL M7-0420 genome and harbors:
- a CDS encoding glycosyltransferase family 4 protein; this translates as MADKATIVLFSHVSNTRSITGAEKLLLFFSRELSPYFNCILVAPQDGKLTQLARSYGLQVRLMSIPLVYGVYTPYAGLPADIRKLQEGREYHELTHWLAELRPSFVITSTCVHALPPIAAKSMGIPVIWKISETITDNEFTPVSVELIHNNSDEILAISQTAAACFPEEIRDSKVTQLPPSWSDADLMFEAWSKLRGERRSELKIAPGDPLIGYVSSFINKEKGLEHFVKMAVLVHEQHPAARYLVVGTPGDKSYYERCVRKVKLEGLTSRFRFVGYEECLPAAYCAMDLLVVPSLIREGFGMTALEGYAFSKPVVAYDSGGLREILDAAGCGELLVPAGDMDALAGRVNALLADQAMAAGIGRQARERIEAVYGPAAYRARLQGLAERWHLRYCLQPPQLIGGPEAPPAAVPAGGKSAPAAQPTRGKTGRRAARLRAAKLRRGRLRRAKSRSGAAGTRPRRKKRAAGSARRRAGSGGKKRRAGQAGSRRSKRRRKAS
- a CDS encoding CgeB family protein, translating into MNNEFIMPAPPLPRTPAEEEKLRGRLTGFKGGYDEGYLRGRLAVLDGRPEEPQPVRNIHVMYVASGKGYPYSPLDDAVLFALQRLTVQVTITDVRQNLVELASAQRPDLVLVLDGLDLPLEQVAILRGQGIKTAIWLTDDPYYTDFTMKIVAHYDYVFTLERNCVEIYRGLGCTEVHYLPFAAHREHYRPTTGRSPVSRDVSFIGSAYWNRINFFRDIMPELMSYNTVINGIWWDRLPEAPLYGDRIEIGKWMSPQETAVAYSGSKIVINLHRSHIDDAVNNNALYIPAVSPNPRTFEIAASGTLQLSDARDDLGSFYKVGEEIDTFSSSRELMDKIQYYLTHEEERREMSLRAFERTLRDHTYTRRLSQLLTIIYG